Sequence from the Thermocoleostomius sinensis A174 genome:
TAGGTGCGACCGGGGGGATTGGATCAACGGTAGTGCGAAAACTGGCACCGATGGGGGCACGTTTAGTGCTAGCCAGTCGAGACGCCGATCGGCTTACAGCTTTAGCCAATCAAGTAGCGGTTAGTATCCCCGATCGAATACTGATGGTGCCAACGGATATTACGCAACCCCAGTCTGTTGCAGCCCTCATGCAAGCCACTCTGGATGCCTTTGGCAGACTTGATGTTTTGGTGAATGCGGCTGGTATCGGCCTTCTGAAGCCGTACAACAAGGTGGAAGCGTCTGACTTGGATGCCATGCTGGATGTCAATTTAAAGGGTAGCTTCTATACTTGCCAAGCGGCGGCAACTGCTATGAAAGAGCAGAAATCGGGTCACATTTGCAATGTGATTGGCATTCTTGGTAAACATCCCATGGCCATGGCTTCTGCCTACTGTGCCTCTAAATATGGAGTGGTGGGTTTCAGCAAGTGTATGGCCGATGAACTGAAGCGCTTTGGTATTAAATTTACCTTATTTTAT
This genomic interval carries:
- a CDS encoding SDR family oxidoreductase → MQDKVVVVVGATGGIGSTVVRKLAPMGARLVLASRDADRLTALANQVAVSIPDRILMVPTDITQPQSVAALMQATLDAFGRLDVLVNAAGIGLLKPYNKVEASDLDAMLDVNLKGSFYTCQAAATAMKEQKSGHICNVIGILGKHPMAMASAYCASKYGVVGFSKCMADELKRFGIKFTLFYLGGVDTPFWDNISLKVDRHKMLRPDTAADAILFALAADPQAVPLEVNIQPESHLFF